A window of the Anthonomus grandis grandis chromosome 9, icAntGran1.3, whole genome shotgun sequence genome harbors these coding sequences:
- the LOC126740656 gene encoding procathepsin L-like, whose translation MMSIHLAFVACFAVVVYANQELWDQFKIKHGKSYSTEAEEKRRYEIFKSNLKSIEDHNAKYERGEVTWFQAPNHMSDWTFEEFENTLRTKPLTNTADGKVHILSGKQLPKSIDWRDSGIVTEVQNQGYKCGSCWSFSVAGTLEGLYAQKTGNLLQLSEQNLIDCATPDNGYNCNGCSGGIPSEALQYVVDNGIDYFSEYPYEGEQKECRQKNKILQISSYTNTVPNDESSLQDAVATVGPVSVSLNGSLAMHYSGGIFQDEKCEKGVNHGVLAVGYGEENGQKYWIFKNSYGTDWGIKGYMKIVMGSNMCGLASQPCYPNL comes from the exons aTGATGTCGATACATCTTGCTTTCGTTGCCTGCTTTGCTGTCGTGGTATATGCAAACCAGGAGTTATGGGATCAATTTAAG ATAAAACATGGTAAGTCATACTCTACTGAAGCTGAAGAGAAGCGCCGCTATGAAATCTTCAAATCCAACCTTAAATCCATTGAAGACCACAATGCTAAATATGAAAGAGGTGAAGTAACTTGGTTTCAAGCGCCAAATCACATGTCAGATTGGACTTTTGAGGAATTTGAAAACACCCTAAGGACTAAACCTTTAACAAATACTGCTGATGGAAAGGTACATATCCTCTCAGGAAAACAACTTCCTAAAAGTATTGACTGGAGGGACAGCGGAATCGTTACAGAGGTACAAAATCAAGGATACAAATGTGGATCTTGCTGGAGTTTTAGTGTT GCTGGAACCCTCGAAGGACTCTACGCCCAAAAAACCGGTAATCTTCTTCAATTATCCGAACAAAATCTTATAGATTGTGCCACTCCTGATAATGGATATAACTGCAATGGCTGTAGTGGTGGAATACCCTCAGAAGCATTACAATACGTTGTAGACAATGGAATCGATTATTTTTCGGAATATCCATATGAAGGCGAACAAAAGGAATGcagacaaaaaaacaaaattcttcaaATTTCTAGCTACACAAATACCGTTCCCAATGACGAATCTAGTCTGCAAGACGCTGTAGCAACTGTTGGTCCGGTTTCAGTATCCCTTAATGGTAGCCTTGCAATGCATTACTCTGGTGGAATTTTTCAAGATGAAAAGTGTGAAAAGGGCGTTAATCATGGCGTCTTGGCAGTAGGATATGGAGAGGAAAATGGACAAAAGTATTGGATTTTCAAAAACTCTTATGGAACTGATTGGGGAATTAAGGGTTACATGAAGATAGTTATGGGGTCAAATATGTGTGGATTAGCTTCCCAGCCATGTTATCCTAATTTGTAG